One Geoalkalibacter sp. genomic window, TGCGTCTGGACAGCCGCCCGGGGGACGGAAGCCGTTTTCAGGTTCGTCTGCCTTCGGCCGAGGCGGCGCAAAGCGTCTGATCCGCGGCGAGGATCATGCTCAGCAACTGCCGCCCGTGCAATCGCAGCTCGGCGGCTCACCGGTCAGCCAGCTGTGAATGATGGCGCCGGCGCAGCCGACCCCTGCCTTGACCTTGAGCGCCGCGACCGGACAGTTTTTCGCGCAGGCGCCGCATTCCATGCAGCGATTGCGCTCGACGACGCGGGCTTTTTGTTCGGCGATCTCGAACACCGCGTGCGGACAGACCTGGGCGCAAAGGCCGCAGCCGATGCAGGTTTGCGCATCGAGTTCCAAGGTGGCGACATTGTCGAGGTAGCGTAATTCCCTCATGGGTTCTTCTCCGCTCTTTATCGGTTCCAGGGGGCTCATGAGTCTCTTCAGCCGATGAACGCCCCTGCCACCCATAAGGCCCCGGCGGCCAGCATGGCCCCCGCCTGCAGGGGTATGGCGCGGCGCATTTCCTTTTCCACGCCTGACGGCGAGGTGAAGGGCGTCGATCCGGTGAAATTCATGGCGCACCAGGAACTTGCCGCCCCCAGTCCCAAAATCAGGGCCAAAAAATTCGGCCCGCTCGCCGCGCAGACCAGACCGAGCATCAGCCCCAGCGAAGCTCCGACCAGGGCGCCCTTGGCGGCGAAGGCGCGCCAGGGCAGCCAGGGCAGCAAAGCCGGCGTGATGACCGCCCCGCCCAGAAACCCGACCAAGGCGGCGCCCAGGGCGGCGCCGCCGCGGCTCAGGGCGGCGGACAGGGAAAAAATGCCCGGCCCGATGCCGCCTAGCAGCAGCAGGACCATGGCCGTCCAAGCGAGGGTTTTGCCCATGTTGGCCAGCTCCACCGGAGTCAGCGCCAGCCGCTCTCCGGTGGTGAAGGTCACACGGCGCATGGTTGGAGTCA contains:
- the hgcB gene encoding mercury methylation ferredoxin HgcB; translated protein: MRELRYLDNVATLELDAQTCIGCGLCAQVCPHAVFEIAEQKARVVERNRCMECGACAKNCPVAALKVKAGVGCAGAIIHSWLTGEPPSCDCTGGSC